A stretch of DNA from Peromyscus eremicus chromosome 18, PerEre_H2_v1, whole genome shotgun sequence:
gccaccactacccggccacCACCTTTTACTGTTTCCagaacttatttaaaaatttcccaCTTCACACTAGGCTCCTATACtggccagcccccccccccccgccccccactccatCACCAAATCCTTCCATTGCCTGGGTCCTCTACAGTCTAAAGCTAATGCCGGTTTTCCGTTTGtcgagtcccccccccccccttatctCAGTATCACTGGCAAGCATCCTATTCTTACCCTGGAGGTTGAGAAGTCTGTTTCTTCCCCCTACCCTTAAAGGAAACAATATTCTAGTCAGCTTTGGGGGAGGAGCAGTAGAGGGAGGAAAACCTTGGGGCAGGAGTCCTGGACTACAGGAGGCCAGGGGAGTGAAGGCAGACAGGCAAAACTCTCCTGTCCCTCACCCTTGCCACCGCCAACTggctccctgcccctgcccctgcccccgccCCTTGACATCCCAGACTCCCTGCCTATTTAAACAGAGATGGGTGCCCCCATCGGCACACTGTCCTTTGGCCACCTGACATCATGCCTCCCAAGAAAGATGTTCCTGTGAAGAAACCAGCAGGGCCCTCCATCTCCaagcctgctgccaagcctacaGCAGGGACCCCTCCAGCCAAGACCAAGGCTGAGCCAGCTGCCCCCCAGACCCCTGCCAAAACCCAGGAGCCCCCTGTTGACCTCTCCAAAGTGGTGGTGAGTGCCAGGAAAGTGTGAATTTGGAAGGGGTGGTTCACGGATGCTATACAGTCCGGGGGATtaggggatgtgtgtgtgtgtggggggggggggtgggggtggtagggAATGAATGAACAATGTAATGAGATTGGGGTTCCTAGGCCAGGCCAGTTTCAAGGTGAAGGGAGAGAGCTGCCATCTGCCCCTGGCTAACTGTTTAACTCAAAAGGCCACATCTCTGAACTTCAGGCTTGTTAGACAATCACAGCTGGGGGCAGGGGTAAATTTAGCCTTTGTTCAGCCCCCAGTTATGTGAGGGATGCAGGACTCGGGGcagtggagggagggaacaggTGGCATGGGATTAACCCTGTTCCCAGGAAACCCTCCCCCTATAATTCCTCTTGGGATTCTCCCAAGGCCCAGATCAGGGAATGGACTGAAGTGGCGGGGCTCCCAGCCTCACCCCTTTGGGCCCCTCCCCACAAGTGTCTGCCAGTGGGCTGGGAGAGCGAGAGAGGGATTGAAAAGGCCCTGTCATCTCTCCTCACTTGCTCTTTTCCCCCCTACAGATCGAGTTTAACAAGGACCAGCTGGAGGGTGAGGAGAAACCATTTCCTAAGCCCCATTGTCCTATCCCAAACCCCTGGTCAGATTCTCTGTTCTCTTAACTACAGTCCTGACCTTGAAACCTCCCACACTTGCACACAGTGCTCTGCCCAGCTCTAGCACGTAATTTCCGAACGAAACTTCCCTTATGTCTGGAGGTGATGGGATCCCTGGTCAACATTGCCTTCTCCTTACATCTCAGAGTTCAGAGAGGCCTTTGAGCTGTTTGACCGAACAGGTGATGGCAAGATCCTGTACAGCCAGTGTGGGGACCTGATGAGAGCCCTGGGCCAGAACCCTACCAACGCCGAGGTGCTCAAGGTCCTGGGGAACCCCAAGAGTGATGGTGAGAGGAACCTTGGAATATGTGGGCTTtcggttttctttttcttggtgttGGAGGCTGAATACAGGGTTCTGCCCTGGGACACTGAGCTCcctctttttaaatatgtgtcaTCCCTGTGCTGGGGCCAGGCTAACCTCAGGATCGTTCcgattttagtatatgtgctgccaaagtgaGCACAGCtgacctccatttctgactttcttcccccgccccccaagacagggtctcagtatccTAGCCAAGAATAACTTTAAATTCTGGTCTTCCACCTCCTCTCTACTTCTGCcta
This window harbors:
- the Myl6b gene encoding myosin light chain 6B translates to MPPKKDVPVKKPAGPSISKPAAKPTAGTPPAKTKAEPAAPQTPAKTQEPPVDLSKVVIEFNKDQLEEFREAFELFDRTGDGKILYSQCGDLMRALGQNPTNAEVLKVLGNPKSDELKSRRVDFETFLPMLQAVAKNRDQGTYEDYLEGLRVFDKEGNGKVMGAELRHVLTTLGEKMTEEEVETVLAGHEDSNGCINYEAFLKHILSL